A window of Trichoderma atroviride chromosome 3, complete sequence contains these coding sequences:
- a CDS encoding uncharacterized protein (TransMembrane:1 (o35-56i)), with protein MYGYLHLASLPRRARRIACFAPSAYQPSAVQTSLAWPWLWVFALSLRVFAFVFYCVSPLSHRLHDGHRGQPLRCQSQFRNLSRVTLTRRARRYDPTAASDRRRQHNDIEGG; from the coding sequence ATGTACGGATACTTGCACCTGGCCTCGCTCCCTCGCCGTGCACGCCGCATCGCCTGTTTTGCACCTTCTGCATACCAACCATCCGCCGTCCAGACCTCGCTTGCGTGGCCTTGGCTGTGGGTTTTCGCTCTCTCCCTGCgtgtctttgcctttgtgtTTTACTGTGTCTCGCCATTGAGTCACCGCCTCCACGACGGCCATCGAGGGCAGCCGCTGCGTTGCCAAAGTCAATTTCGAAACCTTTCCCGAGTCACTCTGACCAGGAGAGCCCGACGATACGATCCAACAGCAGCGAGCGACCGACGGCGACAGCATAACGACATTGAGGGCGGCTGA